TGGATTGAAGCTATGAATTCTCTTCCTAAACAAATGCGTATAggctcaaatacataaaatttacatattaatGGTGCTTATAAATTTTCTGAAGCCCATACTTAGACTCCCTGACGACCATGGACCCTTAGGTTAAGATCTCACAGGTTGGAAGTTCTTATGGTGTAATGACCGTAATGATTGTGATATCAATAATAATGTGGATTTATGTATGAGATAGAATCAAATTTTGCCTGAAAGAGAAGAAGGATAGACTTGTTAAATCTGGAGTTCTTTAGTGGTTCCAGCACTCAGTCGTTTGGTGATGTCCATGCTGATGGTAGGAAGGAGAATGACAATGGAGAAGACTTGGACTGAAGACTAATTATCACATCCCTTCACCTTCACCTCACTGTTTTCTTATTGAAACTCTTAGCAAGTAAAAGATCCCCCCAAAAGCCTGCTACCACCTTCctgaacatgtctttcaaagcttCCTTGACTCGCTCATTGCGCAAGGCATAGATGAATGGATTCAGCAGTGGTGTCACAAATGTTGTTACCACTGTCACTGCCCAGTTAGTATCCACAGAGCCACTCTGTGATGGCCTCACATAGAGAAAAATGGCACTTCCGTAGAAAAGagtcaccacaatcaagtgggaggTACAGGTAGAGAAGGCCTTCCGACGGCCTGAAGCAGAGGGGATGTGCAGGACAGCCAGGACTATGTGGCCATAGGACACGGCAGTAATCATCAGTGAGGATACAATGACAAGAGAGGCAAGGACAAAGTCAGTTTCCTCCAGCTTCTTGGTGTTGGTGCATGCCAGGCGGAGCAGTGGGCCACTGTCACAGAAGAAGTGCTGCACTACAGCATCCTGTTCACAGAAAGGAAGCAAGGCCACAGCCACTGTGGGGCCAAGCACAGGGAGTAGTCCCCCCATCCAGCAGGCCAAGGCCACCCAAAAGCACACAG
This is a stretch of genomic DNA from Equus caballus isolate H_3958 breed thoroughbred chromosome 1, TB-T2T, whole genome shotgun sequence. It encodes these proteins:
- the OR6S1 gene encoding olfactory receptor 6S1 produces the protein MASAGNQSSGVTEFILAGFPNLNSTKAELFSVFLLVYLLTLTGNVLIVGVVGGDTRLQTPMYFFLGNLSCLEILLTSVIIPKMLSNFLSRQHTISFAACITQFYFYFFLGASEFLLLAVMSVDRYLAICHPLHYPLLMNGAVCFWVALACWMGGLLPVLGPTVAVALLPFCEQDAVVQHFFCDSGPLLRLACTNTKKLEETDFVLASLVIVSSLMITAVSYGHIVLAVLHIPSASGRRKAFSTCTSHLIVVTLFYGSAIFLYVRPSQSGSVDTNWAVTVVTTFVTPLLNPFIYALRNERVKEALKDMFRKVVAGFWGDLLLAKSFNKKTVR